A single region of the Ornithorhynchus anatinus isolate Pmale09 chromosome 6, mOrnAna1.pri.v4, whole genome shotgun sequence genome encodes:
- the LOC114812845 gene encoding LOW QUALITY PROTEIN: acyl-CoA wax alcohol acyltransferase 1-like (The sequence of the model RefSeq protein was modified relative to this genomic sequence to represent the inferred CDS: inserted 2 bases in 2 codons; deleted 6 bases in 4 codons), producing the protein MWGARRPPASPAGASGPLTSPRALPSWRFLLRAVLVLHWPLSYLVLFWIVLPFLFWLLFTRLWLVPVLLLTWTALDWKTPERGGRRSSWVRNWFIWTQMRDYFPIKLVKTRELSPEHNYVLGVHPHGILTFGAFCCLCTEAAGFSASFPGLTPHLATLSWFFKIPLIRXYLMAKGVCAVSRTSIDYLLSRSGRGQMVGIVVGGVKEALHSVPHSTVLLLTQHRGFVSTALRHGAHLVPSFTFGXTEVLEQVVFAEGSAMHRFQTTLRRLFGFSTSAPSTAEASARASVGLLPYPRPHHHPSWGSPCPLPKVENPSQEMVDHYHGLYVAALKELFDRHKAQYGVLGRPGTRGPLTPLVLDRPLPDTHPADAGGPRPGGGQRSSKGGRVSLPPRTRGRAPEPQTFTPGRLLPSFLGAEVVSRASSSFFRSFIRPFVFIGALTMCRALYKRSESTA; encoded by the exons ATGTGGGGGGCGAGGCggccgccggcctccccggccggggCCTCCGGCCCGCTGACCTCCCCGCGGGCCCTGCCCTCCTGGCGCTTCCTCCTGCGGGCCGTCCTGGTGCTGCACTGGCCGCTGAGCTACCTGGTCCTCT TCTGGATCGTGCTCCCCTTCCTGTTCTGGCTGCTCTTCACTCGTCTGTGGCTCGTGCCCGTGCTCCTCCTCACCTGGACGGCCCTGGACTGGAAGACCCCGGAGCGAG GGGGCCGACGATCGTCCTGGGTGCGAAATTGGTTCATCTGGACCCAGATGCGAGATTATTTCCCCATCAAG CTGGTGAAGACCCGGGAGCTGTCCCCGGAGCACAACTACGTACTGGGCGTCCACCCGCATGGCATCCTGACCTTCGGGGCTTTCTGCTGCCTGTGCACCGAGGCC GCCGGCTTCTCGGCCTCCTTCCCGGGGCTCACCCCGCACCTGgccaccctctcctggttcttcaagATCCCCCTCATCC ACTACCTCATGGCCAAGG GGGTGTGCGCGGTGAGCCGCACGTCCATCGACTACCTGCTGTCGCGGAGCGGGCGCGGGCAGATGGTGGGCATCGTCGTCGGAGGCGTGAAGGAGGCCCTGCACAGCGTC CCGCACAGCACcgtcctcctcctcacccagcaCCGAGGCTTCGTCAGCACCGCCCTGCGCCACGG GGCCCACCTGGTGCCCAGCTTCACCTTCG AGACGGAGGTGCTGGAGCAGGTGGTGTTCGCGGAGGGCAGCGCCATG CACCGCTTCCAGACGACCTTGCGACGCCTGTTCGGCTTCTCTACTTCTGCGCCGTCTACGGCCGAGGCTTCCGCCCGGGCCTCCGTCGGGCTCCTGCCCTACCCCCGGCCCCATCACCACCCGTCG TGGGGGAGCCCCTGCCCGCTCCCCAAGGTGGAGAACCCCAGCCAGGAGATGGTGGACCACTACCACGGCCTCTACGTGGCCGCCCTGAAGGAG CTCTTCGACCGGCACAAGGCGCAGTACGGGGTCCTCGGACGCCCAGGAACTcgtggtcctctgacccccctcgTCCttgaccgccccctccccgacacccACCCGGCCGACGCTGGGGGAccgaggccgggaggggggcagagatccTCCAAGGGAGGGAGGGTCTCTTTACCCCCCCGAACGAGGGGAAGGGCCCCGGAACCCCAAACTTTCACCCCGGGCCGCCTTCTCCCTTCATTCCTTGGGGCCGAGGTGGTTTCAAGAGCGTCGTCTTCATtctttcgttcgttcattcgtccgttcgtatttattggagcgcttactatgtgcagagcactatataagcgctcggaaagtactgCATGA
- the LOC114812893 gene encoding diacylglycerol O-acyltransferase 2-like protein 6, translating to MARLDLRAGVQTLSILHWIPFYVLLGATSILLGPYILLFTDYWMLSVLGLVWFCYDWKTHSQGGRRSRWIRSWSLWKCFRDYFPIRLVKTHDLDPGPNYLIANHPHGIFSYGVYCNFATEATGFSRLFPGITPSLATLEGIFWIPLVREYVMAKGVCPVSRSAIMHLLTRNGPGNAVVIVVGGASEALLCRPGAASIILSRRKGFVRLALCSGAHLVPSYSFGENNSHEQELYSEKSQFGYWVQRAFKELLGLSLCVFHGRGFTRRSWGLLPFNRPITTVVGEPLPLPKVENPSQEMVDHYHGLYVAALRRLFDRHKAQYGDSDAQELTIL from the exons ATGGCCCGGCTCGACTTGCGGGCCGGCGTCCAGACGCTGTCCATCCTGCACTGGATCCCCTTCTACGTTTTGCTGG gggccaCCTCCATCCTTTTGGGCCCCTACATCCTGCTGTTCACCGATTACTGGATGCTTTCCGTACTCGGCCTTGTCTGGTTCTGCTACGACTGGAAAACTCACAGCCAAG ggGGCCGTCGTTCCCGTTGGATCCGGAGCTGGTCACTGTGGAAATGCTTCCGGGACTATTTCCCCATCAGG CTGGTTAAGACCCACGACCTGGATCCCGGGCCCAACTACCTCATCGCTAACCACCCGCACGGCATCTTCTCCTACGGCGTCTACTGCAACTTCGCCACCGAGGCCACGGGCTTCTCCCGCCTCTTCCCGGGCATCACCCCGTCCCTGGCCACCTTGGAAGGGATCTTCTGGATCCCCCTGGTCAGGGAGTACGTCATGGCCAAAG GCGTGTGCCCGGTGAGCAGGTCGGCCATCATGCACCTGTTGACGCGGAACGGGCCGGGTAACGCGGTGGTCATCGTCGTGGGCGGCGCCTCGGAGGCCCTGCTCTGCCGGCCCGGCGCCGCCTCCATCATCCTCAGCAGACGCAAGGGCTTCGTGCGCCTGGCTCTCTGCTCCGG TGCCCACCTGGTGCCCTCCTATTCCTTCGGAGAAAACAACTCCCACGAGCAAGAGCTGTACTCCGAGAAGTCCCAGTTCGGCTACTGGGTCCAGCGGGCCTTCAAGGAACTCCTGGGTCTCTCCCTGTGCGTCTTCCACGGCCGCGGATTCACGCGACGCTCGTGGGGCTTGCTGCCCTTCAACAGGCCCATCACCACCGTCG tGGGGGAGCCCCTGCCGCTCCCCAAGGTGGAGAACCCCAGCCAGGAGATGGTGGACCACTACCACGGCCTCTACGTGGCCGCCCTGAGGAGGCTCTTCGACCGGCACAAGGCGCAGTACGGGGACTCGGACGCCCAGGAGCTGACCATCCTTTGA